A stretch of Chelmon rostratus isolate fCheRos1 chromosome 18, fCheRos1.pri, whole genome shotgun sequence DNA encodes these proteins:
- the slc24a4b gene encoding sodium/potassium/calcium exchanger 4 — MERDDTDTASASKKTIIAKIFKVRKRREMLFVQVCFICSVLFVAWSMSALLTKTGHGMVVEAHPNADHWGRRLMASAPDNETEQKNCSEPAIHEFPEDLFTIQERKSGAVLLHIVAALYMFLALAITCDEYFVTSLEKICEKLDLSEDVAGATFMAAGSSAPELFASVIGVFITHGDVGVGTIVGSAVFNILCIIGVCGIFAGQVVILTWWAVFRDSFYYILSVVALIAFIYDEKIVWWESLFLVVMYAGYILVMKFNSSMQKFFMGKSKKNVANGNAAASSEMEDVKPSKAYSRGSVVMVDEIMHASPSKFRFPEAGLRVMVTSHFGPKTRLRMASRLIITERQKLVQAANGVETQVIDGKVEIENGNVPEDKPTEAEENDTISPFHIPKGIGSKVKWLLSWPLLLLLFFTIPNCAKPRWERYFMLSFILSTVWIAVFSYVMVWMVTIIGYTLGIPDVIMGITFLAAGTSVPDCIASLIVARQGLGDMAVSNTIGSNVFDILVGLGVPWAIQTMCVSYGSVVMINSRGLVYSVVLLLGSVALTVLGIHLNKWRLDVKLGLYVLVLYAIFLCFSVMIEYNVFTFVNLPMCMEE, encoded by the exons GCCATGGGATGGTGGTGGAGGCGCATCCGAACGCTGACCACTGGGGACGGCGGCTAATGGCTTCAGCACCAGACAACGAAACGGAGCAGAAGAACTGTTCAGAACCAG CAATACACGAGTTCCCCGAAGACCTCTTCACCATCCAAGAACGAAAGAGTGGGGCCGTTCTGCTGCACATCGTGGCG GCGCTCTACATGTTTCTAGCCCTCGCCATCACCTGCGATGAATACTTTGTGACATCGCTGGAGAAGATCTGTGAG AAATTAGATCTGAGTGAAGATGTTGCAGGAGCCACCTTCATGGCAGCTGGCAGCTCTGCACCAGAGCTTTTTGCATCTGTCAtcg GCGTCTTCATCACCCACGGTGATGTGGGGGTGGGGACCATCGTCGGCTCAGCTGTCTTCAACATCCTTTGTATCATTGGCGTCTGCGGGATCTTTGCtggacag GTGGTGATATTGACCTGGTGGGCAGTTTTCAGGGACTCCTTCTACTACATCCTGTCTGTCGTGGCTTTGATTGCA TTCATCTACGATGAGAAGATAGTTTG GTGGGAGAGTTTGTTTTTGGTGGTCATGTATGCTGGATACATACTGGTCATGAA ATTCAACTCCAGCATGCAGAAGTTTTTCATGGGCAAGTCAAAGAAGAACGTGGCCAATGGTAACGCTGCGGCCAGCAGTGAGATGGAGGACG TCAAGCCCAGTAAGGCTTACAGCCGTGGATCGGTGGTGATGGTGGACGAGATCATGCACGCCAGCCCCTCGAAGTTCAGGTTTCCAGAAGCTGGCCTCCGTGTCATGGTCACCAGCCATTTTGGACCCAAGACCCGTCTGCGCATGGCGAGTCGCCTCATCATTACAGAG CGCCAGAAGTTGGTCCAAGCTGCCAATGGAGTGGAGACACAAGTGATTGACGGGAAGGTAGAAATCGAGAATGGAAACGTGCCAGAGGACAAGCCGACCGAAGCGGAGGAAAATGACACCATCTCGCCGTTTCATATTCCAA agggCATTGGCAGCAAGGTGAAGTGGCTGCTCTCATGGCCTCTGCTCCTGTTGCTGTTCTTTACCATCCCCAACTGCGCCAAGCCTCGCTGGGAGAGATACTTCATGCTCTCCTTCATCCTGTCCACTGTCTGGATCGCTGTCTTCTCCTACGTCATGGTCTGGATG GTGACTATAATTGGCTACACTCTGGGAATCCCTGATGTCATCATGGGCATCACTTTCCTGGCGGCAGGCACCAGCGTCCCAGACTGCATAGCCAGTCTCATTGTGGCCCGGCAAG GTTTGGGAGACATGGCGGTATCCAACACTATTGGGAGCAATGTGTTTGACATTCTGGTGGGACTGGGGGTCCCCTGGGCGATACAGACCATGTGTGTCAGCTATGGATCAGTG GTGATGATTAACAGTCGGGGTCTGGTGTACTCTGTGGTGCTTCTGCTGGGCTCTGTGGCCCTCACG GTGCTGGGGATCCACCTGAACAAATGGAGGCTGGACGTGAAGCTGGGCCTGTACGTCCTGGTCTTGTACGccatcttcctctgcttctccgTCATGATCGAGTACAACGTCTTCACCTTTGTCAACCTGCCCATGTGCATGGAGGAGTAG